A stretch of Geotrypetes seraphini chromosome 2, aGeoSer1.1, whole genome shotgun sequence DNA encodes these proteins:
- the MACC1 gene encoding metastasis-associated in colon cancer protein 1 translates to MSSTRSLSFRSGGISRSRSEGTLIDLEDGRLLSNNNLTDKQQKEIDLLIDWSDVFQQNAQNVTKKTNPFWNHLSGSNPFLDDVAQTSDGARNSERVSILKEDPHLLFRDTDARDSFASSGDELDIDYLLKSAPPKKTGRSKSVSDVLDILDGKEPNSYKTSATEHILTSDLEWLQNDREAYKMAWLSHRQLTRSCLDLSVMSQSPGWAQTQATDTQVVCRVDHQGGSVQLPNSDISVHVPVNHVTSGEFQEVGLKAILDPPSLLNHDLSSSVSPLLEITLSNLNTMEALLLEMKIAAEVKQDPFSQVMAEIVCLHSYHKDGPFEKLLNCYIYNDTIQVKLPSLNRAIYVITVAQAKANQLPPTSVWKCINKTVTVGIYGPKYIHPSFTTVFAVFGHNYTPEKLTVCDIKKGRKNLPPVVFQLWGKHQILVNKLQNLSISFISSDFRVKSTDQNRQISEERLKAGKMVYMQFPFSSLGNKEIKPFFFTVQIQDPQNNLVTEFKIKTPNSALSNKQGHFKKRKEVKSSPLPLTMKYPKFQDKTLKIKNYAVTLKTVLRQSKIEYLLEYFKGETIALLGEDKVKAIGQTKTKEWYVGVLRDKIGLVHCKNVKIISKEQVIDFSEVHFTTKKLLQQSALPFKKLTYIYSSVLSTVSEKVHDWRALADVLGYTRLSIEEIDQMQAETESERVMYVVKKLKEDCHSDSKKRKFHYELMLALLKMDCQGLVACLTQDTVILTTAVQLGIRWRELAEKLARLTKQQIEAYEVPHQGKSGEVNLQMMWKPAYDFLYTWAAHYGGSYRDVLQDLQSALDKMKNPMTRQWRELTGALILVNCMEILRATAFPKLENE, encoded by the exons ATGTCATCAACTAGATCACTTTCCTTTCGCTCTGGAGGGATTTCACGAAGCAGATCTGAAGGAACGTTGATTGATCTTGAAGATGGAAGACTGTTATCAAATAATAATTTAACAG atAAACAGCAAAAAGAAATTGATCTGCTTATTGATTGGTCTGATGTGTTCCAACAAAATGCACAGAATGTCACTAAGAAAACAAATCCATTTTGGAATCACCTGTCCGGTTCGAACCCATTCCTTGATGATGTTGCACAAACCAGTGATGGTGCAAGAAACAGTGAACGCGTTTCAATTTTAAAAGAGGACCCGCATCTCTTATTTAGGGATACTGATGCAAGAGATTCTTTTGCTTCTTCTGGAGATGAGCTGGATATCGATTATCTGCTAAAGAGTGCACCCCCAAAGAAAACTGGGAGATctaaaagtgtttctgatgttttaGATATTCTAGATGGCAAGGAACCCAACTCGTATAAAACGTCCGCCACAGAACACATTTTGACATCTGATCTGGAGTGGCTTCAGAATGACCGTGAAGCCTATAAGATGGCCTGGCTGAGCCACAGACAGCTAACGCGGTCTTGTCTGGATCTCAGCGTAATGAGTCAAAGCCCTGGATGGGCACAAACACAAGCTACAGATACTCAGGTAGTTTGCAGGGTGGATCATCAGGGGGGTTCTGTACAGCTGCCCAATTCTGACATCTCTGTTCATGTTCCTGTGAATCATGTGACGTCGGGAGAATTCCAAGAGGTTGGCTTGaaagctattcttgacccaccTTCATTGCTTAATCATGACCTGTCAAGCTCTGTTAGTCCGCTGCTAGAAATCACTTTGAGCAATCTCAACACAATGGAAGCCCTGctgctggaaatgaagattgcAGCGGAAGTCAAACAGGATCCGTTTAGCCAAGTTATGGCTGAGATTGTATGCTTACATAGCTACCATAAAGATGGGCCTTTTGAGAAGCTACTGAACTGTTACATTTACAATGATACGATACAAGTGAAACTGCCCAGTTTAAATCGTGCAATCTATGTAATTACCGTAGCACAAGCGAAAGCTAATCAACTACCTCCAACTAGCGTCTGGAAATGCATCAACAAAACTGTAACTGTTGGGATTTATGGACCTAAATACATCCACCCTTCTTTTACTACAGTGTTCGCAGTCTTTGGGCACAATTATACACCTGAAAAACTTACTGTCTGTGACATTAAAAAAGGCAGAAAAAACCTACCTCCAGTTGTGTTTCAGCTTTGGGGAAAGCATCAAATCTTAGTTAACAAGCTACAAAACCTAAGTATTTCCTTCATCTCATCTGATTTTAGGGTGAAGTCAACAGATCAAAATAGACAGATTTCGGAAGAGCGTTTGAAAGCCGGTAAAATGGTGTACATGCAATTTCCATTTTCCTCACTTGGCAACAAGGAGATTAAACCATTTTTCTTCACTGTTCAGATTCAAGATCCCCAAAATAACCTGGTTACAGAATTCAAGATTAAAACTCCCAATTCAGCCCTAAGCAACAAACAAGGCCACTTTAAGAAGCGTAAGGAGGTTAAATCTTCTCCCCTGCCACTGACTATGAAATATCCCAAATTTCAAGACAAGACTTTGAAGATTAAAAACTATGCAGTGACCTTGAAAACTGTGTTACGTCAAAGTAAGATCGAGTACTTGCTTGAATACTTTAAAGGTGAAACCATTGCTCTTCTTGGAGAAGATAAAGTCAAAGCCATTGGTCAGACAAAAACAAAAGAATGGTATGTTGGTGTTTTAAGAGACAAAATTGGTCTTGTACACTGTAAAAATGTGAAGATAATCTCAAAAGAGCAGGTAATTGATTTTTCAGAAGTTCATTTCACAACGAAGAAACTTCTGCAACAAAGTGCTTTGCCTTTTAAGAAACTGACATACATCTATTCATCAGTACTATCCACTGTATCAGAGAAGGTTCATGATTGGAGAGCCTTAGCTGATGTACTAGGATATACGCGATTGTCAATTGAAGAAATTGATCAAATGCAAGCTGAAACAGAATCGGAAAGAGTTATGTATGTTGTAAAGAAGCTAAAGGAAGACTGCCATTCTGATTCAAAGAAAAGGAAGTTTCATTACGAACTTATGCTT GCACTGCTGAAGATGGATTGCCAAGGATTAGTGGCTTGTCTCACGCAAGACACTGTAATCCTAACTACTGCTGTCCAGCTCGGTATTCGCTGGAGAGAGCTGGCAGAGAAGTTGGCCAGACTTACGAAACAACAAATTGAGGCATATGAAGTTCCTCATCAGGGAAAAAGTGGAGAAGTTAATTTGCAG ATGATGTGGAAACCCGCATATGATTTTCTCTACACTTGGGCCGCTCACTATGgaggaagttacagagatgtCTTACAGGACCTACAATCGGCTTTGGACAAAATGAAAAACCCTATGACCAGACAGTGGAGGGAGTTAACTGGGGCTTTGATTCTTGTGAACTGTATGGAGATATTGCGAGCCACTGCATTTCCCAAGTTGGAAAATGAATAG